A part of Acidisarcina sp. genomic DNA contains:
- a CDS encoding glycoside hydrolase family 5 protein, with protein sequence MIRSLILRVVLLTIVCVSLGSLVSHAQIALPLHTSGHQILDAKGNPVRLNSVNWYGFDEKEYVAGGLDHAPLAAIVKEIHALGVNSVRLPWANETLERNPLVADYAVQANPQLKGKHAMDVMDAVIHALAKDRIMVILDNHVSRADWCCSEKDGNGLWYSSAYPETKWLADWQTIVRRYKNEPWVIGADLRNELRSGAVWGGTDPTRDWHAAAERGGNAVLAANPRLLIMVEGPEYSTNFIGFDKLPVHLKVANRLVYSPHAYNIAQHPFASYEELKQLYDARAGFLLHTEPGVPLWVGEFGTCQTLDCGANSDWFRLYIRYIKENNLSWSYWPLNGTQSSGEGRKYDSAEGYGLLSSDYQHIAAPKIVELLRTVEDQPQR encoded by the coding sequence TTGTGTCAGCCTGGGCTCTCTTGTTTCTCACGCGCAGATTGCGCTTCCGCTGCATACCAGCGGCCATCAGATTCTGGATGCAAAGGGAAACCCGGTGCGTCTCAATTCGGTGAACTGGTATGGATTCGACGAAAAGGAGTATGTCGCCGGTGGACTCGATCATGCGCCGCTGGCTGCGATCGTGAAAGAAATTCATGCGCTCGGAGTGAATTCTGTACGGCTGCCATGGGCGAATGAGACGTTGGAGCGGAACCCATTGGTGGCTGACTATGCTGTTCAGGCCAATCCGCAACTCAAGGGCAAGCATGCAATGGATGTTATGGATGCTGTGATCCACGCGTTGGCCAAAGATCGCATTATGGTGATTCTCGACAATCACGTTAGCCGGGCCGACTGGTGCTGCAGTGAGAAGGATGGAAACGGCCTGTGGTACAGCAGCGCATATCCCGAAACGAAGTGGCTGGCGGATTGGCAGACCATCGTGCGCCGCTACAAGAACGAGCCATGGGTCATTGGTGCGGATCTGCGCAATGAACTCAGAAGCGGCGCGGTCTGGGGAGGCACGGACCCCACGCGGGATTGGCACGCAGCAGCTGAGCGAGGAGGCAACGCCGTTCTGGCCGCCAATCCTCGGCTCCTGATTATGGTGGAAGGCCCGGAGTACTCGACCAACTTCATCGGTTTTGACAAGCTTCCAGTTCATCTCAAAGTAGCCAATAGACTCGTCTACTCTCCGCATGCCTATAACATCGCGCAACATCCCTTCGCCAGTTACGAAGAACTCAAGCAACTCTACGATGCGCGCGCCGGATTTCTCTTGCATACAGAGCCCGGCGTGCCGCTATGGGTAGGCGAGTTTGGCACCTGCCAAACTCTCGATTGCGGCGCCAACTCAGATTGGTTCCGTCTGTATATCCGCTACATCAAGGAGAACAACCTGTCGTGGAGTTATTGGCCGCTGAACGGGACGCAATCGAGCGGTGAAGGCCGCAAGTATGATTCGGCAGAAGGATATGGTCTGCTGTCGTCCGACTACCAGCACATTGCCGCACCGAAAATTGTGGAGCTGTTGCGCACTGTTGAGGATCAGCCGCAGCGATAA